One Ahaetulla prasina isolate Xishuangbanna chromosome 1, ASM2864084v1, whole genome shotgun sequence DNA window includes the following coding sequences:
- the LOC131188384 gene encoding phospholipase A2 inhibitor-like isoform X2, with protein sequence MKPSAPPLLIACLVMSLNSYTQQVPHCLPLFGSKNNTTSFICNASSLREFPTGFPTETTTISVQSTQISSLGAEALKDLPELQGLYLTNNQLKTLPRGLFRNLPNLHSLDLSGNLLEDLAPKIFADIGSLAYLALSGNQLAEVHPSWFEALEELKNLRLDRNRLKEIPTSCFRKLTLLLSLDLSSNLLRCLSPEMFRGLTFLTVLNLNNNPIQSIAPNTFRGTPTLWILSLSNTSLTHVPAGLFQTLKQLGRLDLSANEITTLDFPLVNVSFALTLDLSGNPWACDCRLQPLFNWVQKDGVDLFSKDDVVCAFPKSLKGQVATSLNGSKLCAC encoded by the coding sequence atgAAGCCTTCTGCTCCACCTCTTCTGATCGCCTGCCTTGTGATGTCCCTCAACAGCTACACCCAACAGGTCCCTCACTGCCTGCCCCTTTTCGGCTCAAAAAATAATACCACGAGTTTTATCTGCAACGCTTCATCGCTCCGCGAATTTCCCACCGGCTTCCCCACCGAAACCACGACGATCTCCGTTCAGTCCACCCAGATCTCCAGCCTTGGTGCGGAGGCCCTGAAGGATCTTCCGGAGCTGCAGGGACTTTATCTGACCAACAACCAGCTGAAGACCCTTCCGAGAGGCCTCTTCCGTAACCTCCCAAACCTGCACTCCCTGGATCTCTCCGGAAATCTCCTGGAAGATCTAGCTCCAAAGATCTTCGCAGACATAGGTAGCCTGGCCTACTTAGCCCTCAGTGGAAACCAGCTGGCTGAAGTGCATCCATCCTGGTTCGAAGCCCTGGAGGAACTCAAGAACCTGCGTCTCGACCGCAATCGGCTGAAGGAGATCCCGACTTCTTGTTTCCGTAAGCTGACCTTGCTGTTGTCCCTGGATCTGTCCTCCAACCTCCTCCGTTGCCTCTCTCCGGAGATGTTCAGGGGCCTCACGTTTTTAACGGTTTTAAATCTGAATAACAACCCCATTCAGTCTATCGCCCCCAATACCTTCCGTGGGACTCCCACGCTGTGGATCCTCTCCCTGAGTAACACCAGCCTGACCCACGTTCCAGCTGGGCTCTTTCAGACCTTGAAACAACTGGGACGCTTGGATCTCTCCGCCAACGAGATCACCACTCTGGATTTTCCCTTGGTCAACGTGTCTTTCGCGCTCACTCTCGATCTCTCCGGGAACCCGTGGGCGTGTGATTGCCGCCTGCAGCCTCTCTTCAACTGGGTCCAGAAAGACGGCGTGGATTTGTTCTCCAAGGACGACGTTGTCTGCGCTTTCCCCAAAAGCTTGAAGGGTCAAGTTGCAACTTCGCTCAACGGATCTAAACTTTGTGCCTGCTAA
- the LOC131188385 gene encoding phospholipase A2 inhibitor beta, with amino-acid sequence MKSSVPALLIVCLVMSFNSFTQQVLYCPPDPAPENITEFVCNSPSLHEFPTGFPVRTKMISVEFTQVSSLSVEALQGLPSLQELHLSNNRLKTLPSGLFRNLPELHTLDLSTNLLEDLPPEIFTNASSLTHLSISENWLAELRPSWFETLKELRILSLDHNQLKEVPISCFDKLEKLTFLDLSSNRLHRLSPDMFSGLENLERLILESNPIRCIAPRSFHWRPKLSVISLKNCSLTDIIIGVFQPLDHLVSLDLSGNELTMLDPPVAIPSANLSLDLTGNPWACDCRMDNLLTWVKENKIHLYSKREIVCAFPKSFKGKEATSLHRSQICPC; translated from the coding sequence ATGAAGTCTTCGGTTCCAGCTCTTCTGATCGTCTGCCTGGTGATGTCCTTCAACAGCTTCACCCAACAGGTTCTTTACTGCCCACCTGACCCTGCTCCAGAAAATATCACGGAGTTTGTCTGCAACTCCCCATCTCTCCATGAATTTCCCACCGGCTTCCCCGTACGAACCAAAATGATCTCCGTTGAGTTCACCCAGGTCTCCAGCCTTAGCGTGGAAGCCCTCCAAGGTCTTCCAAGCCTCCAGGAACTTCACCTCTCCAACAACAGGCTGAAGACCCTTCCGAGCGGCCTCTTCCGAAACCTCCCGGAATTGCACACCCTGGATCTGTCCACCAATCTCCTGGAAGATCTACCTCCGGAGATCTTCACCAATGCCAGCAGCCTGACGCATTTATCCATCAGTGAAAACTGGCTGGCTGAACTGCGCCCATCCTGGTTCGAAACCCTGAAGGAGCTAAGGATCCTGAGCCTTGATCACAATCAACTGAAGGAGGTCCCAATCTCTTGTTTCGATAAGCTGGAGAAGTTGACTTTTCTAGATCTCTCCTCCAACCGCCTCCATCGCCTCTCTCCAGACATGTTCAGCGGCCTAGAAAATTTGGAGAGGTTGATCCTGGAAAGCAACCCAATCCGGTGTATTGCCCCGAGATCCTTCCATTGGAGACCCAAGCTGAGCGTCATCTCCCTGAAGAACTGCAGCCTGACTGACATCATAATTGGGGTCTTTCAGCCATTGGATCATCTGGTGTCACTCGACCTCTCCGGCAACGAGCTCACCATGCTGGATCCTCCGGTCGCCATCCCGTCTGCCAATCTCAGCCTGGATCTTACGGGAAACCCTTGGGCGTGTGATTGCCGCATGGACAATCTTCTAACCTGGGTTAAGGAGAACAAGATCCACTTATATTCCAAGCGGGAAATTGTCTGCGCTTTCCCCAAGAGTTTCAAGGGTAAAGAGGCAACCTCGCTTCATAGATCCCAGATCTGTCCCTGCTAA
- the LOC131188384 gene encoding phospholipase A2 inhibitor-like isoform X1, with the protein MLFGESYRMKPSAPPLLIACLVMSLNSYTQQVPHCLPLFGSKNNTTSFICNASSLREFPTGFPTETTTISVQSTQISSLGAEALKDLPELQGLYLTNNQLKTLPRGLFRNLPNLHSLDLSGNLLEDLAPKIFADIGSLAYLALSGNQLAEVHPSWFEALEELKNLRLDRNRLKEIPTSCFRKLTLLLSLDLSSNLLRCLSPEMFRGLTFLTVLNLNNNPIQSIAPNTFRGTPTLWILSLSNTSLTHVPAGLFQTLKQLGRLDLSANEITTLDFPLVNVSFALTLDLSGNPWACDCRLQPLFNWVQKDGVDLFSKDDVVCAFPKSLKGQVATSLNGSKLCAC; encoded by the exons ATGCTGTTTGGAGAAAGCTACAG gatgAAGCCTTCTGCTCCACCTCTTCTGATCGCCTGCCTTGTGATGTCCCTCAACAGCTACACCCAACAGGTCCCTCACTGCCTGCCCCTTTTCGGCTCAAAAAATAATACCACGAGTTTTATCTGCAACGCTTCATCGCTCCGCGAATTTCCCACCGGCTTCCCCACCGAAACCACGACGATCTCCGTTCAGTCCACCCAGATCTCCAGCCTTGGTGCGGAGGCCCTGAAGGATCTTCCGGAGCTGCAGGGACTTTATCTGACCAACAACCAGCTGAAGACCCTTCCGAGAGGCCTCTTCCGTAACCTCCCAAACCTGCACTCCCTGGATCTCTCCGGAAATCTCCTGGAAGATCTAGCTCCAAAGATCTTCGCAGACATAGGTAGCCTGGCCTACTTAGCCCTCAGTGGAAACCAGCTGGCTGAAGTGCATCCATCCTGGTTCGAAGCCCTGGAGGAACTCAAGAACCTGCGTCTCGACCGCAATCGGCTGAAGGAGATCCCGACTTCTTGTTTCCGTAAGCTGACCTTGCTGTTGTCCCTGGATCTGTCCTCCAACCTCCTCCGTTGCCTCTCTCCGGAGATGTTCAGGGGCCTCACGTTTTTAACGGTTTTAAATCTGAATAACAACCCCATTCAGTCTATCGCCCCCAATACCTTCCGTGGGACTCCCACGCTGTGGATCCTCTCCCTGAGTAACACCAGCCTGACCCACGTTCCAGCTGGGCTCTTTCAGACCTTGAAACAACTGGGACGCTTGGATCTCTCCGCCAACGAGATCACCACTCTGGATTTTCCCTTGGTCAACGTGTCTTTCGCGCTCACTCTCGATCTCTCCGGGAACCCGTGGGCGTGTGATTGCCGCCTGCAGCCTCTCTTCAACTGGGTCCAGAAAGACGGCGTGGATTTGTTCTCCAAGGACGACGTTGTCTGCGCTTTCCCCAAAAGCTTGAAGGGTCAAGTTGCAACTTCGCTCAACGGATCTAAACTTTGTGCCTGCTAA